One part of the Vanessa cardui chromosome 2, ilVanCard2.1, whole genome shotgun sequence genome encodes these proteins:
- the LOC124539961 gene encoding uncharacterized protein LOC124539961 has product MYPPATSQSVTSESYQKLPVDISSTYKQPETETPEPYNLPTEIKDDGSNGTPTGVSVTYIPSQNIPDISPPNIISPSSPSRPEIIEVTNQESASEPNWNELPAQTTAQNSQRPTWNFPSRPSYAAQASTSITPTSKPILQPIIDLTTRPTVPQRPLQYYAVNQLNDYICRDINGYYSVSNQCDEYIECVNNKAYRNLCPDGLHFDPKAKWPAYPCAYPSEVKCESQSIIQQAHPTDQCPHRYGIFPTPNGDCGHYIVCQEGLATLMPCPSGLAFNPITSTCDWLVNVPGCNLDEMIPFNEGLSNITNSTTMDIHLNKSDESTEAREVPSTTDNPFIEKISAPTDLPATSLYEQSQSNNKAYQNKCPDGLNFNPATAWPAFPCSYPSEVKCPEQSISPQKQYSDECPRSYGFFPAPKGDCEHFIMCQDGSAVTMSCPPGLAFNSIKSNCDWPVNVPGCNPTIFQDFTCPEMPLDTFEDPSHTIYNYRYKNSCKKYIACQEGSPRLLSCDTGLSFDEKTQKCVNSNLITNCNN; this is encoded by the exons ATGTATCCACCAGCAACATCGCAATCGGTAACGTCTGAATCGTATCAAAAGCTACCTGTTGACATATCTTCAACTTATAAGCAACCGGAAACTGAAACTCCAGAGCCATATAATCTACCTACTGAAATCAAAGATGATGGGTCGAATGGAACTCCGACGGGGGTATCAGTGACATATATTCCTTCACAAAATATACCTGATATCTCACCACCAAATATAATATCGCCTTCATCTCCTTCTCGTCCAGAAATAATAGAAGTCACAAATCAAGAGTCTGCTTCAGAACCAAATTGGAATGAGCTACCTGCCCAAACAACAGCACAAAACAGCCAAAGACCAACTTGGAACTTTCCTAGTAGGCCTTCATATGCAGCCCAGGCCTCGACCTCTATAACGCCGACATCAAAACCAATACTGCAGCCTATTATCGATCTCACAACGAGACCCACAGTTCCACAAAGACCTCTCCAATATTATGCCGTAAATCagttaaatgattatatttgcAGAGACATAAATGGGTATTACTCAGTTTCAAATCAATGTGACGAATATATCGAATGCGTG AACAATAAAGCATATCGAAACTTATGTCCTGACGGGCTTCATTTTGACCCAAAAGCAAAATGGCCGGCATACCCCTGCGCATACCCCTCTGAAGTTAAATGTGAAAGCCAATCTATTAtac AGCAAGCACACCCTACTGACCAATGCCCTCATCGTTATGGAATATTCCCAACACCCAACGGCGACTGTGGACATTATATTGTGTGCCAAGAAGGATTAGCTACGTTAATGCCCTGTCCGTCTGGTCTTGCCTTTAATCCGATAACGAGTACTTGCGATTGGTTAGTTAATGTACCAGGTTGCAATCTTGAcg AGATGATTCCATTTAACGAGGGGCTGTCCAATATTACCAATTCAACTACAATGGACatccatttaaataaatctgatGAATCCACTGAAGCAAGAGAGGTCCCATCGACGACGGATAATCCCTTCATAGAAAAAATTTCAGCGCCTACTGACTTACCTGCTACTTCTTTATATGAACAGTCCCAAAGT AACAATAAAGCGTATCAAAACAAATGTCCAGATGGACTCAATTTTAATCCGGCAACAGCGTGGCCCGCATTCCCCTGCAGTTACCCCTCAGAAGTTAAATGCCCAGAGCAGTCCATCTCAC CACAAAAACAGTACAGCGATGAATGCCCTCGTAGTTATGGGTTCTTCCCAGCACCTAAAGGCGACTGCGAACACTTTATAATGTGCCAGGATGGTTCAGCTGTTACAATGTCCTGCCCGCCTGGCCTCGCCTTTAACTCGATAAAAAGCAACTGCGATTGGCCAGTAAATGTACCAGGTTGCAATCCTActa TATTTCAAGATTTCACATGCCCTGAGATGCCATTGGATACATTTGAAGATCCTTCCCACACCATTTACAATTACAG aTACAAAAACAGCTGTAAGAAGTATATTGCATGCCAAGAAGGAAGTCCTCGTCTTCTCAGTTGTGACACAGGCCTTTCGTTTGatgaaaaaacacaaaaatgtgTAAACTCAAATCTCAttacaaattgtaataattaa
- the LOC124539749 gene encoding zinc finger protein 845-like: MDDSFIITNFHALCRLCLSKSGLTVSIFGTAPDDDANMSLTSKIAECFELQMEPNDGLPARICYKCLFKLNKCSKFRSQCIQSEARLRQITNRVNELDNSNSSELSNFNYNNIQENQKPKPEDYIVEDSVVMVVDPSLDYDSSEESENVDQAEVETGDRDNTPDGETASESYYKNVFMCQYCDQAFVSQEKCKEHEQGFHDPNLPYKCVECSLVFAERSQYVAHTKQVHGSDKPYHCPECDKCFGRRSDLRKHSIVHTGIRPFQCQYCLKSFSRNTNLSKHLRIHAGHKPHVCPLCPRSFVAKGDLQRHVLVHSGMKPYACRKCPLTFGRRDKLLKHEVRHGPVSPEHKEFDNEQDSQDMVVNVNPFSNLMTSPTLNSDNINPNDYDLPRVPDHIAGEGSFINQIQKNPSTSGKLQTSPPKPKVSISNKNKPKNIKCHQCPKRFSSLDAYKTHVSIAHIGSRVFQCKICFKKFPRKRELDRHVSIHSGMKPFSCSQCDKKFNRKDKLNKHEETHECLVVNMPCIECGATFERKPDLVAHIKSHFTDNFDDKIPEAEIKKENEPNFSLDDNFYDLET, from the exons ATGGATGATTCTTTCATTATCACGAATTTTCATGCGCTTTGTCGCTTGTGTTTAAGTAAAAGTGGCCTTACAGTATCAATTTTCGGGACAGCCCCCGATGATGATGCCAATATGTCCCTAACCTCGAAAATCGCTGAATGTTTCGAACTACAG ATGGAACCTAATGACGGACTTCCTGCCAGGATTTgttacaaatgtttatttaaattaaataaatgttctaaATTCAGATCACAGTGTATTCAAAGTGAAGCTAGATTGAGACAGATAACAAACCGTGTCAATGAGTTAGACAACTCAAATTCATCTGAACTGAGTAATTTtaactacaataatattcaaGAAAATCAAAAACCTAAGCCTGAAGATTATATTGTAGAGGACAGTGTTGTGATGGTTGTGGATCCAAGCCTTGATTATGATTCATCTGAAGAATCAGAAAATGTTGATCAAGCTGAAGTTGAAACAGGTGACAGGGACAATACTCCTGATGGAGAAACAGCCTCagaatcatattataaaaatgtattcatgtGTCAATACTGTGATCAAGCATTTGTTTCTCAAGAAAAGTGTAAAGAACATGAGCAAGGTTTTCACGATCCAAACCTTCCATATAAATGTGTGGAATGCAGCCTAGTATTCGCTGAACGAAGTCAATATGTTGCTCATACTAAACAAGTGCATGGAAGTGACAAACCATATCACTGCCCTGAATGTGATAAATGCTTTGGTCGGAGATCAGATTTGAGAAAGCATTCCATTGTTCACACTGGTATAAGACCTTTTCAATGTCAGTACTGTTTGAAAAGTTTTTCtcgaaatacaaatttaagtaAACACTTAAGGATTCACGCAGGTCACAAGCCTCATGTTTGTCCCTTGTGTCCACGGAGCTTTGTAGCGAAAGGTGACTTGCAAAGACATGTTCTAGTTCATTCTGGAATGAAACCATATGCATGTCGTAAATGCCCTCTTACATTTGGAAGAAGAGATAAGCTACTTAAACACGAAGTAAGACATGGGCCAGTTAGCCCAGAACATAAAGAATTTGATAATGAACAAGACTCTCAAGACATGGTTGTTAACGTTAATCCTTTTAGTAACTTAATGACTTCTCCCACACTTAATTCGGATAATATAAATCCTAATGACTATGATTTACCACGAGTGCCGGACCATATTGCTGGGGAAGGCAGCTTTATAAACCAAATACAAAAGAATCCATCCACTTCTGGAAAACTACAGACTTCACCACCTAAACCAAAAGTGtccatatcaaataaaaataagcctaaaaatattaaatgccaTCAATGTCCCAAGAGATTTTCATCTTTAGATGCTTACAAGACTCATGTTTCCATAGCCCATATTGGCTCAAGGGTGTTCCAATGcaaaatttgttttaagaaGTTTCCTCGGAAGAGAGAACTAGACCGTCACGTTTCAATACACTCTGGTATGAAACCATTTAGTTGTAGTCAATGTGATAAAAAGTTTAACAGAAAAGATAAACTTAACAAACATGAAGAGACTCATGAATGCTTGGTTGTGAATATGCCTTGTATAGAATGTGGTGCAACCTTTGAAAGAAAACCTGATTTGGTCGCCCACATTAAATCTCACTTCACGGATAATTTTGATGATAAAATACCTGAAGCAGAaatcaaaaaagaaaatgaaccAAATTTTTCCTTAGatgataatttttatgatttagaAACATGA
- the LOC124539760 gene encoding peptidyl-prolyl cis-trans isomerase-like 3 codes for MSVSLHTDVGDIKIELFCEQCPKACENFLALCASDYYNGCLFHRNIKGFIVQTGDPTGTGKGGTSIWGKKFDDEFKEELKHNARGMVSMANNGPNTNGSQFFITYGEQPHLDLKYTLFGRVIDGFESLDDLEKMVVNPKTYRPVTEARITSVTIHANPLAG; via the exons ATGTCCGTTTCTTTGCATACAGACGTTGGAGACATTAAAATTGAGCTATTCTGCGAACAATGCCCAAAGGCTTGCGAAAATTTCTTAGCACTATGTGCTAGTGATTATTACAATGGTTGTTTGTTTCACAGAAACATTAAG GGTTTTATAGTACAGACAGGGGATCCGACTGGAACTGGAAAAGGAGGAACGTCTATTTGGGGCAAAAAATTTGATGATGAGTTCAAAGAAGAATTAAAG CATAATGCAAGAGGTATGGTCAGCATGGCTAACAATGGTCCGAACACCAATGGTAGTCAGTTTTTCATCACATATGGGGAACAACCACATTTAGATctcaaatatacattatttggaAG AGTCATAGATGGTTTTGAATCTCTCGATGATTTGGAAAAAATGGTGGTCAATCCCAAAACATATCGACCCGTGACAGAGGCCAGAATAACTTCTGTAACAATACATGCTAATCCATTAGCTGGTTAA